One genomic region from Streptomyces sp. NBC_01304 encodes:
- the pcaDC gene encoding bifunctional 3-oxoadipate enol-lactonase/4-carboxymuconolactone decarboxylase PcaDC — protein MSETTTETLQYRLDGPEDAPVLILGPSLGTTWHMWDRQIPELSEQWRIFRFDLPGHGGAPAHPADSVAELADRVLATLDELGVQRFGYAGCALGGAIGTDLALRHPHRVASLALIAASPRFGTADEFRQRGVIVRTNGLDPVARTSPERWFTPGFAANQPAITEWAVQMVRTTDPGCYIAACEALAAFDIRAELGRIGVPTLVLVGSEDQVTGPAEARTLVAGIPDARLAVVPGASHLAPVEQPAAVCDLLVRHFSTAWTEHHQAIPAPPVKPVLTQAPAAPIAEIAPMEVAEQPGRPDLYETGLKVRREVLGDAHVDRALADADAFSGDFQDLITRYAWGEVWARPGLDRRMRSCVTLTAMVAGGHLDELAFHVRAALRNGLTPDEIKEVLLQAAVYCGVPAANAAFKVAKAVVREETTPQE, from the coding sequence GTGAGTGAGACGACGACTGAAACCCTGCAATACCGCCTTGACGGGCCAGAAGACGCCCCGGTCCTGATCCTGGGGCCGTCACTCGGCACTACATGGCACATGTGGGACCGGCAGATACCCGAGCTCTCCGAGCAATGGCGCATCTTCCGCTTCGACCTGCCGGGCCACGGCGGCGCCCCCGCGCACCCCGCCGACTCCGTCGCCGAACTCGCCGACCGGGTGCTCGCCACGCTCGACGAGCTCGGCGTGCAGCGCTTCGGCTACGCGGGCTGTGCCCTCGGCGGCGCGATAGGCACCGACCTCGCCCTGCGCCACCCGCACCGCGTGGCCTCCCTCGCGCTGATCGCCGCCTCGCCCCGCTTCGGCACGGCCGACGAGTTCCGCCAGCGCGGCGTGATCGTCCGGACGAACGGGCTGGATCCGGTGGCGCGTACGTCGCCCGAGCGCTGGTTCACCCCGGGCTTCGCCGCCAACCAGCCCGCGATCACCGAGTGGGCCGTACAGATGGTGCGTACGACCGATCCCGGCTGCTACATCGCCGCCTGCGAGGCCCTCGCCGCCTTCGACATCCGCGCCGAGCTGGGCCGCATCGGCGTACCGACGCTCGTCCTGGTCGGTTCCGAGGACCAGGTGACCGGGCCCGCCGAGGCACGCACCCTCGTCGCGGGCATCCCGGACGCCCGGCTCGCGGTCGTCCCCGGTGCCTCGCACCTGGCGCCCGTGGAGCAGCCCGCCGCCGTCTGTGACCTTCTCGTGCGTCACTTCTCCACGGCCTGGACCGAGCACCACCAGGCCATCCCGGCGCCCCCCGTCAAGCCGGTCCTCACCCAGGCCCCGGCCGCCCCGATCGCCGAGATCGCGCCGATGGAGGTAGCCGAGCAGCCGGGCCGCCCCGACCTGTACGAGACGGGGCTCAAGGTGCGCCGCGAGGTGCTCGGCGACGCCCACGTCGACCGGGCGCTGGCCGATGCCGATGCCTTCTCCGGCGACTTCCAGGACCTGATCACGCGCTACGCCTGGGGCGAGGTCTGGGCCCGGCCCGGCCTCGACCGCCGGATGCGCAGCTGCGTCACGCTGACCGCGATGGTCGCCGGCGGGCACCTGGACGAGCTGGCCTTCCACGTGAGGGCGGCCCTGCGCAACGGCCTCACCCCGGACGAGATCAAGGAAGTGCTGCTCCAGGCGGCCGTCTACTGCGGAGTTCCCGCGGCGAACGCGGCGTTCAAGGTGGCGAAGGCGGTCGTACGGGAAGAGACCACGCCGCAGGAGTAG
- a CDS encoding glycosyltransferase, which translates to MPPTHHRPTLCLCMIVKDESGVIERCLDSVRDLIDYWVISDTGSTDGTQDLVRKVLDGIPGELHEEPWQDFGHNRTLNIRRAYGKADYLLLIDADMVLRAAAGPPAALTADAYLVKHAGDLEYRNKRVVRGDIAWRYEGVTHEYLTAEQAQQHTQENLDSFVVEHFADGGARGDKFERDARLLRADLARDPGNSRTVFYLAQTMRDIGERQEAIRLYEQRARMGGWAEEVYYAHLQAGVLRAESGDRAGGTDRLIQAWEARPTRLEAAYELVSRLRKAGRYVTAHAFAAAAVDRPAPDDILFVQPWVYAWGLLFEYSITAYWTGDATASVAACNRLLALPGLPAGYREQTLANREFGLACLGRLNPIP; encoded by the coding sequence ATGCCCCCCACGCACCACAGGCCGACCCTCTGCCTCTGCATGATCGTGAAGGACGAGTCCGGCGTCATCGAGCGTTGCCTCGACTCCGTACGCGATCTGATCGACTACTGGGTGATCTCCGACACCGGCTCCACCGACGGCACCCAGGACCTGGTCCGCAAGGTCCTCGACGGTATTCCGGGCGAGCTGCACGAGGAGCCCTGGCAGGACTTCGGGCACAACCGCACGCTCAACATCCGCCGCGCGTACGGGAAGGCGGACTATCTGCTGCTCATCGACGCGGACATGGTCCTCAGAGCGGCAGCGGGTCCACCGGCTGCGCTCACCGCCGACGCGTATCTCGTCAAGCACGCCGGGGACCTCGAGTACCGCAACAAGCGGGTGGTGCGCGGGGACATCGCCTGGCGGTACGAAGGTGTCACTCACGAATACCTCACCGCCGAGCAAGCCCAGCAGCACACTCAGGAGAATCTCGACTCGTTCGTCGTCGAGCACTTCGCCGACGGCGGGGCACGCGGCGACAAGTTCGAGCGGGACGCGCGGCTCCTGCGCGCGGACCTGGCACGCGACCCCGGAAATTCCCGCACCGTCTTCTATCTGGCCCAGACCATGCGGGACATCGGGGAGCGGCAGGAGGCCATCCGGCTGTACGAGCAGCGCGCGCGGATGGGGGGTTGGGCGGAGGAGGTCTACTACGCCCATCTTCAGGCGGGGGTGCTGCGGGCCGAGTCCGGGGACCGGGCCGGCGGGACGGACCGGCTGATTCAGGCCTGGGAAGCACGGCCCACCCGGCTCGAAGCGGCGTACGAACTCGTCTCACGGCTGCGCAAGGCGGGGCGGTACGTGACCGCGCACGCCTTCGCCGCTGCCGCCGTGGACCGGCCGGCGCCCGACGACATCCTCTTCGTCCAACCGTGGGTGTACGCATGGGGGTTGCTCTTCGAGTACTCGATCACCGCGTACTGGACGGGCGACGCGACCGCGTCGGTCGCCGCCTGCAACCGGCTCCTCGCCCTGCCCGGCCTGCCCGCGGGCTACCGCGAACAGACCCTCGCCAACCGGGAGTTCGGACTCGCGTGCCTCGGCCGGCTCAACCCCATTCCCTGA
- the pdxR gene encoding MocR-like pyridoxine biosynthesis transcription factor PdxR, giving the protein MAIEEGFGPQLDFLLQAPLDRSRGAEPLQRQLARRLREAVLDGRLPSGCRLPGSRTLAAALGISRNSVTAVYDLLGAEGYIEPSRQGTRVAELTRAPRHPQPNEQRKVPELARRSARIPQNHYRAESSYALKPGVPALTRFPHAAWRRCVERAHREADTGTLGYGPPRGEPALRTAILRHLALARGVRCTRDQVVITEGAQDALMLCVRLLTDPGDTAWVEDPGYRGVQTALASGDLDAVPMDVDGAGLRVPDAAWRTRTPRLIYTTPSHQYPTGAILTAGRRLELIEKAREHGTWIIEDDYDSEFRHSGAPIGAMQSLAPDAPVLYVGSFSKTLFPALRMGFLVLPESLVEPVKPLLDQILRGGHRHEQLALADFVESGQFGRHLGRMRRLYRTRRDALTAALAAHLTVPHSITGSESGMHLVLHLPPTHPDHLIAAAARERRMAPMALSLCSLRPAPEVNGLVLGYGNTPESRYASLCRELDELIKSSARGGR; this is encoded by the coding sequence ATGGCCATCGAGGAAGGCTTCGGTCCGCAGCTGGATTTCCTGCTCCAGGCACCGCTCGACCGGAGTCGCGGCGCCGAGCCCCTCCAGCGCCAGCTCGCCCGGCGACTGCGTGAAGCCGTCCTTGACGGGCGCCTGCCGTCGGGATGCCGACTGCCCGGCTCCCGGACGCTCGCCGCGGCGCTCGGCATCTCGCGCAACAGCGTCACCGCCGTCTACGACCTGCTCGGCGCCGAGGGCTACATCGAACCGAGCCGGCAGGGAACACGCGTCGCCGAACTGACCCGCGCCCCGCGCCACCCGCAGCCGAACGAACAGCGCAAGGTGCCCGAACTGGCCCGGCGCAGCGCCCGGATCCCCCAGAACCACTACCGCGCCGAGAGCTCGTACGCCCTGAAACCGGGCGTTCCGGCGCTGACCCGGTTCCCGCACGCCGCCTGGCGGCGGTGCGTCGAGCGCGCCCACCGGGAGGCGGACACCGGGACGCTCGGCTACGGCCCGCCGCGCGGCGAACCGGCGCTGCGTACGGCGATCCTGCGCCACCTGGCCCTGGCCAGGGGAGTGCGCTGCACGCGGGACCAGGTGGTCATCACCGAGGGCGCGCAGGACGCCCTCATGCTCTGCGTGCGTCTGCTCACCGATCCCGGGGACACCGCCTGGGTCGAGGACCCCGGTTACCGCGGCGTGCAGACCGCGCTGGCCTCCGGCGACCTGGACGCCGTACCGATGGACGTGGACGGCGCCGGCCTGCGGGTGCCCGACGCCGCCTGGCGCACGCGCACCCCGCGCCTGATCTACACCACCCCGTCCCACCAGTACCCGACCGGCGCGATCCTGACCGCCGGCCGTCGCCTGGAGCTGATCGAGAAGGCGCGCGAGCACGGCACCTGGATCATCGAGGACGACTACGACAGCGAGTTCCGGCACAGCGGCGCCCCGATCGGCGCCATGCAGTCCCTGGCCCCCGACGCCCCCGTACTCTACGTCGGCAGCTTCAGCAAGACCCTGTTCCCCGCCCTGCGCATGGGCTTCCTGGTCCTGCCCGAGTCCCTGGTCGAGCCGGTGAAACCGCTGCTCGACCAGATCCTGCGCGGCGGCCACCGCCACGAACAGCTGGCCCTCGCGGACTTCGTCGAGAGCGGCCAGTTCGGCCGCCACCTGGGCCGCATGCGCCGTCTCTACCGCACCCGCCGGGACGCCCTGACCGCCGCACTCGCCGCCCACCTGACGGTGCCCCACTCGATCACCGGCTCGGAGAGCGGGATGCACCTGGTCCTGCACCTGCCCCCGACCCACCCCGACCACCTGATCGCCGCCGCGGCCCGCGAGCGACGGATGGCGCCGATGGCCCTGTCCCTGTGCAGCCTCCGGCCGGCCCCCGAGGTCAACGGCCTCGTCCTCGGCTACGGCAACACCCCCGAATCGCGCTACGCGTCGCTCTGCCGTGAGCTCGACGAGCTGATCAAGTCGTCGGCAAGGGGCGGACGGTGA
- a CDS encoding GNAT family N-acetyltransferase, producing MHIRLNEYDQPVGEPVPDWTPRPRPAAVTLTGRRCRLEPLNADTHTADLYAAYRSGPDHRDWTYMSSGPFDDPQDYRRHVEGMAASTDPRHYAVIDLADGKPVGTLSLMRQDPAQGVVEVGNVMFSPLMKRSPISTEAQFLAMKYVFEDLGYRRYEWKCDSLNAPSRKTAERLGFTFEGIFRQALVYKGRNRDTAWFSVVDTEWPTVKKAFESWLAPENFDDQGVQRHSLAELRAALTAV from the coding sequence GTGCACATCCGACTCAATGAGTACGACCAGCCCGTCGGCGAACCCGTACCGGACTGGACTCCGCGCCCGCGGCCCGCCGCCGTCACGCTCACCGGCCGCCGCTGCCGGCTCGAACCGCTGAACGCGGACACGCACACCGCCGATCTCTACGCGGCCTACCGCAGCGGGCCGGACCACCGGGACTGGACGTACATGTCCAGCGGCCCCTTCGACGACCCGCAGGACTACCGTCGCCACGTCGAGGGGATGGCGGCGAGCACCGACCCGCGGCACTACGCGGTGATCGACCTCGCCGACGGCAAGCCGGTCGGCACGCTCTCGCTGATGCGGCAGGACCCGGCCCAAGGCGTCGTCGAAGTCGGCAATGTGATGTTCTCGCCGCTGATGAAGCGGAGTCCGATCTCGACCGAGGCGCAGTTCCTGGCCATGAAGTACGTCTTCGAGGACCTCGGTTACCGCCGCTACGAGTGGAAGTGCGACTCCCTCAACGCGCCCTCGCGCAAGACGGCCGAACGGCTCGGCTTCACCTTCGAGGGGATCTTCCGGCAGGCGCTCGTGTACAAGGGCCGCAACCGCGACACCGCCTGGTTCTCCGTCGTCGACACCGAGTGGCCCACGGTCAAGAAGGCCTTCGAGTCCTGGCTCGCCCCCGAGAACTTCGACGACCAGGGGGTCCAGCGACACTCGCTCGCCGAACTGCGCGCTGCCCTAACTGCCGTATAA
- a CDS encoding isocitrate lyase/PEP mutase family protein produces MNSAKSAFHALHHADRPLLLPNAWDFASAAALAAAGFGAVGTTSLGVAAAGGLPDAAGLARDETVALARKLVRLPCPVTVDIEAGFSADPAQVADLVVELADFGVAGINLEDGRGDGLADPATQVTLIRTVKRHAPGVFLNARTDTYWLGVDASVPATLDRARRYVDAGADGLFVPGLAAEKDIASVTAAVPVPVNVLHLPALGLDRLADLGVRRVSTGSLLFRSALHATLTTALAVRDGLPLPVGIPTYAEVDALSHQGATPG; encoded by the coding sequence GTGAACTCCGCGAAATCCGCATTCCACGCACTGCATCATGCGGACCGGCCCCTGCTGCTGCCCAACGCCTGGGACTTCGCGTCGGCCGCGGCGCTGGCAGCTGCCGGGTTCGGCGCCGTCGGCACGACCAGCCTCGGTGTGGCTGCGGCGGGCGGCCTGCCCGACGCCGCGGGACTGGCCCGCGACGAGACGGTGGCGCTGGCCAGGAAGCTGGTCCGCCTGCCGTGTCCGGTCACCGTCGACATCGAGGCGGGCTTCAGCGCCGACCCCGCCCAAGTGGCCGACCTGGTCGTCGAGTTGGCCGACTTCGGCGTCGCCGGAATCAACCTGGAGGACGGGCGTGGGGACGGGCTGGCCGATCCCGCGACGCAGGTGACGTTGATCCGTACGGTCAAACGGCACGCACCCGGCGTCTTCCTCAACGCCCGTACGGACACCTACTGGTTGGGCGTCGACGCCTCGGTGCCCGCGACGCTGGACCGCGCCCGACGGTACGTGGACGCCGGCGCCGACGGACTCTTCGTGCCCGGTCTGGCCGCGGAGAAGGACATCGCCTCCGTGACCGCCGCCGTTCCGGTGCCGGTCAACGTGCTGCACCTGCCCGCCCTCGGCCTGGACCGCCTGGCCGACCTGGGCGTACGACGGGTCAGCACCGGCTCCCTGCTCTTCCGCTCGGCCCTGCACGCCACGCTCACCACGGCCCTCGCGGTCCGCGACGGCCTGCCGCTGCCCGTCGGCATCCCCACCTATGCGGAGGTGGACGCACTCAGCCACCAGGGCGCGACGCCCGGCTGA
- a CDS encoding carboxymuconolactone decarboxylase family protein, protein MRLEILYGARAKTFTHEAMRGPSARSVGDRELMAAYVSQVNGSAFCVGAHTATASQAYQDGPRVAAVPADLESAPVAEPLSTPPAGSPTPSASNCSALTASRREPSIC, encoded by the coding sequence ATGCGACTTGAGATCCTCTACGGCGCCCGGGCCAAGACGTTCACCCACGAGGCGATGCGCGGGCCGTCCGCCCGGTCGGTGGGCGACCGGGAGCTGATGGCGGCGTACGTCTCCCAGGTGAACGGCTCCGCGTTCTGCGTCGGCGCGCACACCGCGACCGCGAGCCAGGCGTACCAGGACGGCCCACGGGTCGCCGCGGTGCCGGCCGACCTGGAATCGGCGCCCGTCGCAGAGCCGCTTTCAACACCACCGGCCGGCTCGCCGACGCCTTCGGCTTCGAACTGCTCAGCCCTGACGGCTTCGAGGCGGGAGCCAAGTATCTGCTGA
- a CDS encoding TerD family protein has translation MREMTKGANAPLPPLAESAGSVLVSLSWSSASGEGDADVSVLLLRANGKVGSNDDFFFYNNPTSADGSVQLLGQTPTDNGSEDRIRLDLSALPADVQCVIIAASRYQRAGFGELDNLRITLTDRTDEDLLGFTITGASVESAFVFGEIYRRQGEWRFRAVGQGYETGLAGLATDYGIEIDEDDEDEKQGVPGQASPTVAVPVPVPVPVPVPVPTVPVETGATGNSGATGSGGAAEGPGDGSVAGRRLRTAKKKVTLPRGGKPSLAENDAWHPARLFPVASLKSDRDREVRATSILLAVMAQVPEFGRRLTAGFGAPAGRMETFTEVTLPNADNPRRPDGVIRVERAGKLWTALVEVKTNGNPLRDEQVQSYLDIASRRGYEAVITLSNDVALDGSPLVDVKIDGRRKNKVALWHLSWAEVTHQAQLLIRHEGVGLEPHAWLLHELLHYLQHDNSGCHGFQNMGPAWVPVRKGIDDETLVPGDPRSVLVVESWERLIRQVCLRLAGELGTKVVPVQRARRGVDPYARRLALAEALCDDGRLHAEIRIDGTPGPLALVADLRLSRLRASTEVPAPEQGYPLSWVKRLMRQLAVAPADLHVQTLMKGEVPGPRGTLEKLRPEPGDLLPGPGQPITGFRLSLSRGLGTTRGNAASGFIRSVDSAVDLFYQSVVTRVD, from the coding sequence ATGCGCGAGATGACCAAGGGCGCCAATGCCCCACTGCCGCCCCTCGCCGAGAGTGCCGGCTCGGTGCTCGTCAGCCTCAGCTGGAGCAGCGCCAGCGGGGAGGGGGACGCCGACGTATCCGTACTGCTGCTGCGGGCGAACGGGAAGGTCGGCAGCAACGACGACTTCTTCTTCTACAACAATCCGACCTCGGCGGACGGATCCGTACAGCTTCTCGGTCAGACACCGACGGACAACGGCAGTGAGGACCGGATCCGCCTCGACCTGTCGGCGTTGCCCGCCGACGTGCAGTGCGTGATCATCGCGGCGAGCCGGTACCAACGGGCGGGCTTCGGCGAGTTGGACAATCTGCGGATCACGCTGACCGACCGCACGGACGAGGACCTGCTCGGCTTCACCATCACCGGGGCCTCGGTCGAGAGCGCGTTCGTGTTCGGGGAGATCTACCGCCGGCAGGGCGAGTGGCGGTTCCGGGCCGTCGGGCAGGGCTATGAGACAGGGCTGGCCGGCCTCGCGACCGACTACGGCATCGAGATCGACGAGGACGACGAGGACGAGAAGCAGGGGGTGCCGGGGCAGGCATCGCCGACGGTGGCTGTGCCGGTGCCGGTGCCGGTGCCGGTGCCGGTACCCGTGCCGACCGTGCCCGTCGAGACCGGAGCCACGGGGAACAGCGGGGCCACGGGGAGCGGCGGGGCCGCCGAAGGGCCCGGTGACGGGAGCGTCGCCGGACGGCGGCTGCGTACCGCGAAGAAGAAGGTCACCCTGCCGCGCGGCGGGAAACCGTCCCTCGCCGAGAACGACGCGTGGCATCCCGCACGTCTCTTCCCGGTCGCCTCGCTGAAGAGCGACCGCGATCGTGAGGTGCGGGCCACCTCCATCCTGCTGGCGGTGATGGCCCAAGTGCCCGAGTTCGGGCGCCGACTCACCGCCGGTTTCGGCGCTCCGGCCGGACGCATGGAGACCTTCACCGAGGTCACCCTCCCGAACGCCGACAATCCGCGCCGACCCGACGGAGTCATCCGCGTGGAACGTGCGGGCAAGCTGTGGACCGCGCTGGTCGAGGTCAAGACCAACGGCAATCCGCTCCGTGACGAACAGGTCCAGAGCTACCTCGACATCGCATCACGGCGCGGGTACGAAGCCGTCATCACGCTCTCCAACGACGTTGCCCTGGACGGCAGTCCGCTCGTCGACGTCAAGATCGACGGTCGGCGCAAGAACAAGGTCGCCCTCTGGCACCTGTCCTGGGCGGAGGTGACCCACCAGGCACAGCTCCTGATCCGTCACGAGGGGGTGGGGCTCGAGCCGCACGCCTGGCTGCTGCACGAGCTCCTGCACTACCTCCAGCATGACAACTCCGGCTGCCACGGCTTCCAGAACATGGGTCCGGCGTGGGTCCCGGTCCGCAAGGGGATCGACGACGAGACCCTCGTCCCCGGGGATCCCCGGTCCGTCCTCGTGGTGGAGAGCTGGGAGCGGCTGATCCGGCAGGTGTGCCTGCGGCTGGCCGGCGAGCTCGGCACGAAGGTCGTGCCCGTCCAGCGGGCCAGGCGTGGTGTCGACCCGTACGCACGTCGGCTGGCGCTCGCCGAGGCGTTGTGTGACGACGGCCGGTTGCACGCGGAGATCCGGATCGACGGCACGCCCGGCCCGCTCGCACTGGTCGCCGACCTACGGCTGAGCCGGCTCCGCGCCTCGACGGAGGTCCCGGCGCCCGAGCAGGGCTACCCGCTGTCCTGGGTGAAGCGTCTGATGCGACAGCTTGCCGTCGCCCCGGCCGACTTGCATGTGCAGACCCTGATGAAGGGCGAAGTCCCCGGCCCTCGGGGCACTTTGGAGAAGCTGCGTCCGGAGCCGGGCGATCTCCTGCCGGGTCCCGGACAGCCGATCACGGGCTTTCGACTGTCGCTCTCGCGCGGTCTCGGGACCACGCGCGGCAACGCCGCGTCCGGGTTCATCCGCAGTGTCGACTCGGCGGTCGACCTCTTCTACCAGAGCGTGGTGACACGGGTTGACTGA
- a CDS encoding ornithine cyclodeaminase family protein: MSDMPPFVDAEAMERLVPMSGAVDAVEAALAAGLDPESEPARGVVGIPGGQLLMMPSSGAGYAGVKVVSATPGNPARGLPRIQGLYLLLDGLTHTPLALLDGIALTSLRTPAVSAVALRHLAVPDARRMLVFGTGPQAWWHVAAVRAVRPTVEYVDVVGRDQGRVAAFVERCRAIGVGAAAATPADVARADVVCCCTTAREPLFDSALLAPHAAVAAVGSHEPDAREVDEHLVGRATVVAESHAVALRECGDIVQAVAAGTFDVERLDTLAQLVRGEVKVDQDRPRLFKSAGMAWEDLAVAGAVYEAYRQ; this comes from the coding sequence ATGAGTGACATGCCGCCCTTTGTCGACGCGGAAGCCATGGAGCGGCTGGTCCCGATGTCCGGGGCTGTCGACGCGGTGGAGGCGGCGCTCGCGGCGGGTCTCGATCCGGAGTCCGAGCCCGCTCGCGGGGTGGTCGGGATCCCGGGCGGGCAGTTGCTGATGATGCCCTCGTCCGGTGCCGGGTACGCCGGAGTGAAGGTCGTCTCCGCGACGCCGGGGAATCCCGCGCGCGGTCTGCCGCGGATCCAGGGGCTCTATCTGCTGCTCGACGGGCTGACCCACACCCCGCTCGCCCTCCTCGACGGAATCGCGCTGACATCGCTGCGTACGCCCGCGGTCTCGGCGGTGGCGCTACGGCATCTCGCGGTGCCCGATGCCCGGCGCATGCTGGTCTTCGGGACCGGACCGCAGGCGTGGTGGCACGTGGCGGCGGTGCGTGCCGTGCGGCCGACGGTGGAGTACGTCGATGTGGTCGGGCGGGACCAGGGCCGGGTGGCGGCCTTCGTCGAGCGGTGCCGGGCGATCGGGGTCGGCGCCGCGGCGGCGACGCCGGCGGACGTGGCGCGGGCGGACGTGGTGTGTTGCTGCACCACGGCACGTGAACCCCTTTTCGACAGCGCCCTGTTGGCGCCGCACGCCGCGGTCGCTGCCGTCGGTTCGCACGAGCCGGATGCCCGTGAGGTGGACGAGCATCTGGTCGGGCGGGCCACCGTCGTCGCGGAGTCGCATGCGGTGGCGCTGCGCGAGTGCGGCGACATCGTCCAGGCCGTCGCAGCGGGCACCTTTGACGTCGAACGGCTCGACACCCTTGCCCAGTTGGTCCGGGGCGAGGTCAAGGTGGACCAGGATCGGCCTCGGCTGTTCAAGTCGGCGGGCATGGCCTGGGAGGACCTGGCGGTGGCGGGGGCGGTGTACGAGGCGTACCGGCAGTAG
- a CDS encoding SWIM zinc finger family protein — MPDASTPEWDPDHSSGPSEPDAPNPGVASGRSPDLTVAGSPAPKSDPTVPGSPAPKSDPTEPGSPTAHPILTEVNSPAPEWDRIKPASPSSGRESGAGRSLAPTRRGPRHAETANPTRHRPGTPAEELRRTFPADSGTVGDGLADSWWGNAWISALEDSALDPARLARGRSYAGQGKVDAITVTPGRVLAYVHGSRVRPYRARLTLRTLSDEEWEQFLDAAAQRPGHIAALLDKEMPQSLADCGVDLLPRPGDLEPDCSCPDSGHPCKHAAALCYRTARLLDEDPFVLLLLRGRGERELLDELARRNVTLAARSAADAPTRLPGVRAKDALAPRTLPPLPPPLPVPARPGPPPAYPAAESGPDPLALDQLATDAAARAHALLSTGHDASAELTLWQDAVRLAAARPGSGLTAGGRALYESLAAATGRTRTELARAVAAWRQGGMAGLAVLEEPWDPPAGRFDQARPALRAAEFPAFLPRRNHLTHPRGHLQLRLGRDHLWYAYESEPGQDDWWPRGTPDHDPVGALTGLTEG, encoded by the coding sequence ATGCCCGACGCGTCCACACCCGAGTGGGACCCCGACCACTCCTCAGGCCCCTCGGAGCCCGACGCGCCCAACCCCGGAGTGGCCTCCGGCCGTTCACCAGACCTGACCGTGGCTGGCTCGCCTGCGCCCAAGTCGGACCCGACCGTGCCCGGCTCACCTGCGCCCAAGTCGGACCCGACCGAGCCCGGCTCACCTACGGCCCACCCGATCCTGACCGAGGTCAACTCGCCTGCACCCGAGTGGGACCGGATCAAGCCCGCCTCGCCCTCCTCAGGCCGCGAGTCCGGCGCCGGGCGATCACTCGCCCCCACCCGCCGAGGCCCCAGGCACGCGGAGACCGCGAACCCGACCCGCCACCGCCCGGGCACCCCCGCCGAAGAGCTGCGCCGCACCTTCCCCGCCGACTCCGGCACGGTGGGCGACGGACTCGCCGACAGCTGGTGGGGCAACGCCTGGATCTCCGCCCTCGAGGACTCGGCGCTCGACCCGGCACGGCTCGCGCGGGGCCGGTCCTATGCCGGCCAGGGCAAGGTCGACGCGATCACCGTCACCCCCGGCCGCGTACTCGCGTACGTACACGGCAGCCGGGTGCGGCCCTACCGCGCGAGGCTCACGCTGCGCACCCTGTCCGACGAGGAGTGGGAGCAGTTCCTGGACGCGGCCGCCCAGCGCCCCGGGCACATCGCCGCGTTGCTCGACAAGGAGATGCCGCAGTCCCTCGCCGACTGCGGAGTGGACCTGCTGCCGCGCCCGGGCGACCTCGAACCGGACTGCTCCTGCCCGGACTCGGGCCACCCTTGCAAGCACGCCGCCGCGCTCTGCTACCGCACGGCCAGGCTCCTGGACGAGGACCCGTTCGTGCTGCTCCTGCTGCGCGGCCGGGGCGAGCGCGAGCTCCTCGACGAGCTGGCCCGCCGCAATGTGACCCTGGCGGCGCGCTCCGCCGCGGACGCCCCGACCCGCCTGCCCGGCGTACGGGCCAAGGACGCCCTCGCCCCGCGTACGCTCCCGCCCCTGCCCCCGCCGCTCCCCGTCCCCGCCCGCCCCGGACCGCCGCCCGCCTATCCCGCCGCCGAGTCGGGCCCCGACCCGCTCGCCCTCGACCAGCTGGCGACGGACGCGGCGGCCCGAGCGCACGCCCTGCTCAGCACCGGGCACGACGCGTCGGCGGAGCTGACGCTCTGGCAGGACGCGGTCCGCCTCGCCGCCGCCCGGCCCGGTTCCGGGCTGACCGCCGGCGGGCGCGCGCTGTACGAGTCGCTGGCCGCCGCCACCGGCCGCACCCGCACGGAGCTGGCCCGCGCGGTCGCGGCATGGCGGCAGGGCGGGATGGCGGGCCTCGCCGTACTCGAAGAGCCCTGGGACCCGCCCGCGGGCCGCTTCGACCAGGCCCGACCTGCCCTGCGCGCCGCGGAGTTCCCGGCCTTCCTGCCCCGCCGCAACCACCTCACCCACCCCCGCGGCCACCTCCAGCTCCGCCTCGGCCGCGACCACCTCTGGTACGCCTACGAGTCGGAGCCGGGCCAGGACGACTGGTGGCCCAGGGGCACCCCGGACCACGACCCGGTCGGCGCCCTGACGGGCCTCACCGAGGGGTGA